The segment CGTTGGCAATGGCCGACTTGAGAACTTTCTCCACATCCTTCGCCACATGTTTTCGTGTGAACCTCAGGATTGACATCGCCTCATTTGCGGTCTTCCCTCTGATCTGATTGACGACCAGCCTCGTCTTCTGCGCCGACGTCTTCAAATATCTTAATGTTGCTTTCGATACCGGATTCATGTTCCTCGACCCTTACGGTTTAGCCGTCACTGTCTTATCCCCTTTGGTACCATGCCCGCGGAAGGTCCTCGTCGGCGCGAACTCTCCCAGTTTATGTCCTACCATGTTCTCGGTAATGTAAACTGGAATGAACTTCTTGCCGTTATGTACCGCAATCGTATGACCGGCCATCTCCGGGATGATTGTCGACCTCCTGGACCAGGTTTTAATGACCTTCTTATCCATCGCCCTGTTCATCTCATCGATCATCTTCCTCAGTGATGCCTCCACGAAGGGACCTTTACTAACGGACCTGCTCATGTTTTCCTCTTATTTCCTTCTCCTGATGATGTATCTATCGGTTCTCTTGTTCTTCCTCGTCTTGAACCCCTTGGTGGGAACGCCCCATGGAGTCGTCGGATGCCGTCCACCGGAAGACTTTCCTTCTCCACCACCCATGGGGTGGTCAACTGGGTTCATGGCCACTCCTCTCACCACCGGTCTCCATCCCTTCCATCTGCTCCTTCCCGCCTTGCCGATCGAGATGTTTTCATGTTCCAGATTGCCGACCTGCCCGACTGTGGCATGGCACTCAAGGTGAATTTTCCTCACCTCGCCCGAGGGGAGTCTTATCTGCGCATAGTCGCCCTCCTTGGCGATTATCTGCGCAGCGGTCCCGGCGCTTCTCACGATCTGTCCTCCACAGCCAATCTTCAATTCGATGTTGTGGATGTTAGTTCCGAGGGGGATGTTTTTCAGCGGAAGGCAGTTACCGGGGAGAATATCCGCTGAATCCGAGGCCAGTACCGTCTGGCCGACCTGGAGCCCGTCTGGCGCGAGGATGTAACGCCTCTCTCCATCCCTGTAACTCAGAAGGCAGATATTGGCACTTCTGTTTGGATCGTACTCAATCGTCTCTACCTTTGCGGGGATGTTCACCTTGTCCCGCTTGAAGTCGATTATGCGGTATTTTCTTTTATGTCCACCGCCGCGATGCCATATTGTGGTCTCTCCATCGGCATCTCTACCGCCGGATTTTCTCAATCCTACGACGAGAGGTTTGTATGGCTTCCTGGCAGTGATCTCATTTTTGTCCAGTACTGATTGAAATCTCCTCCCAGGCGAGGTCGGCCTGAAAACTTTTATGCCCATATGCTTTATGTCCCTTCAAAGAACTCTATAGTCTTTTCGCCAGCCTTCAGCTTGACATAGGCTTTCTTCCAGTCCCTTCTTCTCCCGATGCTTCGACCCATCCTCTTGACCTTGCCGACGACATTGGAGATCCTGACAGATTCCACCTTTACATTGAACAGCTGCTCGACGGCCCTCTTGACATCGTTCTTGTTCGCATAGCGAGCCACCTCGAAACAGTACTGTCCCCTTTCCTCCTTGAGGATTGTCGATTTCTCTGTGATCAATGGCTTCAGAATGATCTGATGGTCCTCTCTCATCTGGCCAGCACCTCATTTACTTGTTGCAGAGCCTTCTCGGAAAGGACCAGCCATTCATGGCGTAGAAGATCATACGGATTGATGGCAAGCGCCCGGATCAGCGTGAGTTTGACGTTGTTTCTGGAAGCCAGTTCCAGATGCCTGTTATCCCCTTCATAGACGATGAGCGCTCTGCTCTTTATTCCGAGTGTCTTCTCGAACAGCCTAGCCAGGTCCTTCGTCTTTCTGGATGCAAGCGTGATGTCGTCGATGACTATGATCTTACCCTCCTTCAACTTTGCTGAGAGGATCGATCTCAGAGCATTCTTTCTCATCTTCCCGGGGAAGTGATAACTGTAATCTCTAGGTGTCGGCCCGAAGATCGTTCCCCCACCCCTCCAGAGTGGAGACCTGATGGATCCTACTCTCGCGCGTCCCGTATGTTTTTGTCTCCAGGGTTTTCTCCCACCGCCGCTGATCTCGACCCTGTTCTTTGTGCTTGCCGTTCCGCTCCTGCCGCTTGCGAGATAGTGATTGACTGCTTCATATATGAGATGCTCCCTAAGCGGATAGGCAAAGACCTTATCGGGAAGCTGGATATCCCTGAGCTTGTCGTTGTTAAGATTTCTTACAGCAATCTCAGCCATGTGTCATCCCTGCTAATTTTTTCCCTTTTTCAAGCCTTTCGCCTTCCTGATGATGACCGTCGAACCTGTTGGACCGGGAACGGCACCTTTCACCACCAGGAGATTCTTCTCTTCATCTACTTGCATAACCCTGAGGTTTCTCACAGTCACCCTCCTGTTCCCTTCCCGTCCCCCCATCCTCATTCCCTTGAAGACTCTTGAAGGGAAAGAAGAAGAGCCAATGGACCCGGGAGCCCTGTGGAACATGGAGCCATGCGTCGCTGCTCCTCCTCTGAATCCGTGTCTCCTGATAACACCTGTGAACCCCAATCCTTTGCTCGTTCCAGTGACGTCGACCTTCTCAACATCCTTGAAGAGCGACACGAGAACCTTGTCTCCAGGAT is part of the Acidobacteriota bacterium genome and harbors:
- the rplV gene encoding 50S ribosomal protein L22, whose product is MNPVSKATLRYLKTSAQKTRLVVNQIRGKTANEAMSILRFTRKHVAKDVEKVLKSAIANAKQGERKVDVDSLYISRAFVNAGPMEKRIRHRAMGRTFRILKRSCHVTLHLDEKR
- the rpsS gene encoding 30S ribosomal protein S19, whose protein sequence is MSRSVSKGPFVEASLRKMIDEMNRAMDKKVIKTWSRRSTIIPEMAGHTIAVHNGKKFIPVYITENMVGHKLGEFAPTRTFRGHGTKGDKTVTAKP
- the rplB gene encoding 50S ribosomal protein L2, translating into MGIKVFRPTSPGRRFQSVLDKNEITARKPYKPLVVGLRKSGGRDADGETTIWHRGGGHKRKYRIIDFKRDKVNIPAKVETIEYDPNRSANICLLSYRDGERRYILAPDGLQVGQTVLASDSADILPGNCLPLKNIPLGTNIHNIELKIGCGGQIVRSAGTAAQIIAKEGDYAQIRLPSGEVRKIHLECHATVGQVGNLEHENISIGKAGRSRWKGWRPVVRGVAMNPVDHPMGGGEGKSSGGRHPTTPWGVPTKGFKTRKNKRTDRYIIRRRK
- the rplW gene encoding 50S ribosomal protein L23, producing the protein MREDHQIILKPLITEKSTILKEERGQYCFEVARYANKNDVKRAVEQLFNVKVESVRISNVVGKVKRMGRSIGRRRDWKKAYVKLKAGEKTIEFFEGT
- the rplD gene encoding 50S ribosomal protein L4 yields the protein MAEIAVRNLNNDKLRDIQLPDKVFAYPLREHLIYEAVNHYLASGRSGTASTKNRVEISGGGRKPWRQKHTGRARVGSIRSPLWRGGGTIFGPTPRDYSYHFPGKMRKNALRSILSAKLKEGKIIVIDDITLASRKTKDLARLFEKTLGIKSRALIVYEGDNRHLELASRNNVKLTLIRALAINPYDLLRHEWLVLSEKALQQVNEVLAR
- the rplC gene encoding 50S ribosomal protein L3, with the translated sequence MIEGMIGKKIAMTQIFQEDGVVVPVTVMQAGPCVVVQRKTKENDGYDVVQIGLVETRKKKVNKPLEGHFKKANVPPARILREFRLEGGATVNPGDKVLVSLFKDVEKVDVTGTSKGLGFTGVIRRHGFRGGAATHGSMFHRAPGSIGSSSFPSRVFKGMRMGGREGNRRVTVRNLRVMQVDEEKNLLVVKGAVPGPTGSTVIIRKAKGLKKGKN